One stretch of Pigmentiphaga aceris DNA includes these proteins:
- a CDS encoding metallophosphoesterase family protein: MLRFIHTADWQIGRHYGQFDVEDGAVLADARIDTVGRIAQLAASRQVDAVLVAGDVFDTQAVSDRTIRRLFAALAPFAGPWIMIAGNHDAALADSVWTRAAQLGCVPANVHRPNGLLVLPDLRAAVLAAPLTQRHTYDDVTDAFDRLESPDDHLRIGIAHGSVTGRLPDTIDSTNSIAADRASRARLDYLALGDWHGCLQIDANTWYAGTPEQDRFRGNEPGFVLEVAIDAVGAVPAVTRHQIGRYVWSSWSVHISVPSDVDELAQRLAQLGPQDVLQIEVGGHVNLATRDRLDACLADASARVRSLRSDVTAMVLEPDEHDLVTLGAQGYVSDVLQQLRVLQEDPAKADLAREALGLLVRYQRELTVDAPAKEAGK, from the coding sequence ATGCTTCGTTTTATCCACACCGCCGATTGGCAGATTGGTCGCCACTACGGTCAGTTCGATGTCGAAGACGGCGCGGTGCTGGCCGATGCCCGAATCGACACCGTTGGCCGGATTGCCCAGCTGGCGGCATCCCGCCAGGTCGATGCCGTGCTGGTCGCCGGTGATGTGTTCGACACCCAGGCGGTGTCGGACCGGACCATTCGCCGCCTGTTTGCAGCGCTCGCACCGTTTGCCGGCCCGTGGATCATGATTGCGGGCAACCACGACGCCGCGCTGGCCGACAGCGTGTGGACTCGCGCCGCGCAACTGGGCTGCGTACCCGCCAATGTCCATCGACCGAACGGCCTGCTGGTGCTGCCGGACCTGCGCGCAGCCGTGCTCGCCGCCCCGCTGACCCAGCGTCATACCTACGACGATGTGACCGACGCCTTCGACCGGCTGGAAAGTCCGGACGACCACCTTCGCATCGGCATTGCCCATGGCAGCGTGACCGGCCGCCTGCCCGACACCATCGATTCGACCAACTCGATTGCCGCAGACAGGGCCAGCCGGGCACGTCTGGACTACCTGGCGCTGGGCGACTGGCATGGCTGCCTGCAGATCGACGCCAACACCTGGTACGCCGGCACGCCGGAACAGGACCGCTTTCGCGGCAACGAACCGGGCTTCGTGCTGGAAGTCGCCATTGATGCGGTGGGCGCAGTGCCCGCCGTGACCCGTCACCAGATCGGCCGTTATGTCTGGTCGTCCTGGTCGGTGCATATCTCGGTGCCCAGCGATGTCGATGAACTCGCCCAACGCTTGGCGCAACTAGGTCCGCAGGACGTGTTGCAGATCGAGGTGGGCGGACACGTCAATCTCGCCACGCGAGATCGGCTGGATGCCTGCCTGGCCGATGCCTCGGCACGGGTGCGATCGCTGCGCAGCGATGTGACGGCCATGGTGCTGGAGCCGGACGAACATGATCTGGTCACGCTCGGCGCGCAGGGTTATGTCTCCGATGTGCTGCAGCAGTTGCGGGTCTTGCAGGAAGACCCCGCCAAGGCGGACCTGGCTCGCGAAGCACTCGGTCTGCTGGTTCGTTATCAACGTGAACTGACTGTGGATGCGCCTGCGAAGGAGGCCGGGAAATGA
- a CDS encoding AAA family ATPase, with protein MSQDRMDQNRMKLDRIALEEFRRFRAPFALDGLQPGLNLFVGPNEAGKSTIAAALRGAFLQRFKTSKVEDFAPWNSSGARPTVTVQFRVGAREYELRKSFLTKARCELLIDGGAQRLEGEQAEDALAELLGFEFASKGQSKAEHSGVPGLLWIQQGEGQNLLEPAAYAGSHLRDALSQLSGELVTGDSDRVFDRAVEARAALRDARSNRPKGEYKAAEDALAEAMARQSTLLAEKTRLDTDVDQLAQLRDTHEKARQAQPWTELEKQAAQARDKLATIRRDQDAADALKRESLQAAQTLTLLQEQVARDQQDEDEVAALARELEKADQAVTQAQETRQRTETSVAGRTEAANAATALLEAAQAESERRDLSDQIVRAERELGRLETAHREAQVLTQRIAEFDAQVQANHLDSAQLTALRTGSQQLAPLQSRQSAGATRLSFHLDSANTTDVSLDGVSLQGTGERQLSAETLLAIAGIGRFQIAPGGADLPTLRLEIASLQREQTLLLEKLGVADLAAADARAMSGERARRDAQAARKELAIHAPDGLDALLASIQENRARITQLTARAQALPVLAEAPSSLSLPEITAAQREAQTALIHAQKAVTQAQRAFDQVHAQAQLLRSQLDARRSVREQPSNLDARAQRGSRLVLARAARDDLQSRVQAAEAAIAAHQPALIEQDMKRFEQSARIARETHEARHASILQLQGRLDQAGSQGVGENLAQAAADVERLQRRRDEFSRRALALDLLVDLLRTQRDAATQRLQAPLARRLNHYLHLLFPNAALRLDDSLMPTGLQRGDNEDLLRSLSFGTQEQLGVLVRLAYADLLQEAGRPTLLILDDALVHADESRRALMKRALFDAGERHQILIFTCHGEMWQDLAVAPRSLG; from the coding sequence ATGAGTCAGGACCGCATGGACCAAAACCGCATGAAACTCGACCGCATCGCACTCGAAGAATTCCGCCGCTTCCGCGCCCCCTTTGCGCTCGATGGATTGCAGCCTGGGCTCAATCTTTTTGTCGGTCCGAACGAAGCCGGCAAAAGCACCATTGCCGCTGCCCTGCGCGGTGCGTTTCTTCAGCGTTTCAAGACCTCGAAAGTCGAAGACTTCGCCCCCTGGAACAGCAGCGGTGCCCGCCCCACCGTCACCGTGCAATTCCGCGTCGGTGCCCGCGAATACGAACTGCGTAAATCCTTTCTGACCAAGGCCCGTTGTGAACTGCTGATCGACGGCGGTGCCCAGCGACTGGAAGGCGAACAGGCAGAAGACGCGCTGGCTGAACTACTGGGTTTCGAGTTCGCCAGCAAAGGACAGAGCAAAGCCGAACACAGTGGTGTGCCCGGCCTCTTGTGGATACAGCAAGGCGAGGGACAGAACCTGTTGGAACCGGCCGCCTACGCCGGTTCCCATCTGCGCGATGCGCTCAGTCAGTTGTCGGGCGAGCTGGTCACGGGTGACAGCGACCGCGTGTTCGACCGTGCCGTCGAGGCGCGCGCCGCCCTGCGTGATGCCCGCAGCAACCGTCCCAAAGGCGAGTACAAAGCGGCGGAAGATGCCTTGGCCGAAGCGATGGCCAGACAAAGCACATTGCTGGCAGAAAAAACCCGCCTGGATACCGATGTAGACCAGCTGGCGCAACTGCGCGACACCCACGAAAAAGCACGCCAGGCCCAGCCCTGGACCGAGCTGGAAAAACAGGCGGCACAGGCACGTGACAAGCTGGCCACCATCCGTCGTGACCAGGATGCCGCCGACGCCTTGAAACGTGAATCGCTGCAGGCCGCACAGACCCTGACACTGCTGCAGGAACAGGTTGCACGCGACCAGCAGGACGAAGACGAAGTCGCTGCGCTGGCGCGCGAGCTTGAAAAGGCCGACCAGGCGGTCACCCAGGCCCAGGAGACGCGTCAGCGTACCGAGACCTCGGTCGCAGGCCGTACCGAGGCTGCAAACGCCGCCACGGCGCTTCTGGAGGCAGCACAGGCCGAATCCGAGCGGCGAGACCTGTCCGACCAGATCGTCCGGGCCGAGCGCGAACTGGGGCGTCTGGAGACGGCACACCGCGAAGCTCAGGTGCTCACCCAGCGCATTGCCGAATTCGATGCCCAGGTGCAGGCCAATCATCTTGATTCCGCACAGCTGACGGCATTGCGCACCGGCAGCCAGCAGCTTGCCCCCCTGCAATCCCGACAAAGCGCAGGGGCGACACGCCTGTCTTTCCATCTGGACTCGGCAAACACCACGGACGTCAGTCTGGATGGCGTGAGCCTGCAAGGCACTGGCGAGCGGCAACTGAGCGCGGAAACGCTGCTTGCGATTGCCGGTATCGGCCGTTTCCAGATTGCCCCCGGTGGTGCCGATCTGCCGACACTGCGGTTGGAAATCGCAAGCCTGCAGCGTGAACAGACTTTGTTGCTGGAAAAGCTTGGTGTGGCCGATCTGGCCGCAGCCGATGCCCGCGCAATGAGCGGTGAACGGGCACGGCGCGATGCACAGGCTGCGCGCAAGGAACTGGCCATCCATGCACCCGACGGGCTCGATGCCTTGCTCGCATCGATCCAGGAAAACCGTGCGCGCATCACCCAATTGACTGCACGCGCGCAGGCCTTGCCGGTACTTGCCGAAGCCCCGTCATCGCTGTCCTTGCCCGAGATCACGGCCGCTCAGCGAGAAGCCCAAACCGCCTTGATCCACGCGCAAAAAGCCGTGACGCAGGCGCAGCGTGCCTTCGATCAGGTCCACGCCCAGGCACAACTGCTGCGGTCGCAACTGGATGCGCGTCGTTCAGTGCGTGAACAACCCAGCAACCTGGACGCCCGTGCACAGCGTGGCAGTCGTCTGGTCTTGGCGCGTGCAGCACGCGACGATCTGCAGTCCCGTGTGCAAGCCGCCGAAGCCGCGATTGCAGCCCATCAGCCTGCGCTGATCGAACAGGACATGAAGCGCTTCGAGCAATCGGCGCGCATTGCCCGGGAAACCCACGAAGCCAGACACGCATCGATCCTGCAATTACAAGGTCGTCTGGATCAGGCGGGCAGTCAGGGCGTGGGCGAAAACCTGGCGCAAGCCGCTGCCGATGTCGAGCGCCTGCAACGCAGGCGCGACGAATTTTCGCGGCGTGCCCTGGCGCTGGATCTGCTCGTCGATCTGCTGCGCACGCAGCGAGATGCCGCGACTCAACGTCTGCAAGCACCTTTGGCCAGGCGCTTGAACCACTACCTGCATCTGCTTTTCCCGAATGCTGCCCTGCGTCTGGACGACAGCCTGATGCCAACCGGCTTGCAACGGGGTGACAACGAAGACCTGCTGCGAAGCCTGAGTTTCGGTACGCAAGAACAGCTTGGGGTGCTGGTCCGTCTGGCCTATGCCGATTTATTACAGGAAGCAGGACGACCAACGCTGCTGATTTTGGACGATGCCTTGGTACATGCCGATGAATCACGGCGTGCCCTGATGAAACGTGCCTTGTTCGATGCCGGTGAACGTCACCAGATCCTGATCTTCACTTGCCACGGAGAGATGTGGCAGGACTTGGCAGTTGCGCCAAGAAGTCTGGGTTGA
- a CDS encoding EamA family transporter, with translation MTAATSVSSVPHASRATAIAFVALISSMVCLCIGSSFGKTLFPLVGAQGTTTYRLVGASLILLAIWRPWRMPLAKRDAIAIVGYGVVLGVMNLCFYLSLQTIPIGLAIALEFSGPLTLAVILSRRLIDFVWIGFALCGLGLLLPIGDAATNLDPVGVAYALAAGVFWVAYILLGKLAGNTHGGQATSLGITVAALVVLPFGVATAGTSLLNPSLLVAGLAVAILSAALPFSLEMVALKRLPRKTYGILLSMEPAIGALTGVVMLSEHLTRTQWLAIASIIVASIGCTVTARRNQAAPTSTPA, from the coding sequence ATGACTGCCGCCACCTCTGTTTCATCCGTGCCCCACGCCTCCCGCGCCACCGCCATCGCCTTTGTTGCACTGATCTCGTCGATGGTGTGCCTGTGCATCGGCTCCTCGTTCGGCAAGACCCTGTTTCCGCTGGTGGGAGCCCAGGGCACCACGACCTACCGACTGGTCGGCGCATCCCTGATCCTGTTGGCGATCTGGCGGCCCTGGCGCATGCCGCTGGCCAAGCGCGATGCCATCGCCATCGTGGGTTATGGCGTGGTGCTGGGCGTGATGAACCTGTGCTTCTACCTGTCTCTGCAGACCATTCCGATTGGTTTGGCGATTGCGCTCGAATTTTCCGGTCCGCTGACGCTGGCTGTGATCCTGTCGCGTCGCCTGATCGACTTCGTGTGGATCGGCTTTGCGCTGTGCGGGCTGGGTTTGCTGCTGCCGATTGGCGATGCCGCCACCAATCTCGATCCGGTGGGTGTGGCGTACGCCTTGGCCGCCGGGGTGTTCTGGGTGGCCTACATCCTGCTCGGCAAACTTGCGGGCAACACCCACGGTGGCCAGGCGACGTCACTGGGCATCACGGTGGCGGCGCTGGTGGTGTTGCCGTTCGGGGTGGCCACGGCCGGGACGAGTCTGCTGAACCCGTCATTGCTGGTAGCGGGCCTGGCGGTGGCCATCCTGTCGGCCGCGTTGCCCTTCTCGCTCGAGATGGTGGCCCTGAAACGCCTGCCGCGAAAAACCTACGGCATCTTGCTCAGCATGGAACCGGCAATCGGCGCGCTGACTGGCGTGGTGATGCTCAGCGAACACCTGACCCGCACCCAATGGCTGGCAATCGCCAGCATCATCGTGGCGTCGATCGGTTGCACGGTGACGGCGCGCCGCAATCAAGCTGCGCCTACGTCTACGCCTGCCTGA
- a CDS encoding LysR family transcriptional regulator: MARRFDHVGDVEVFVAVVEHGSLTAAAVALSTTPSVVSRAIARLEARLGTQLLRRTTRRLGLTDAGHQYLEQARQAFALIDNAERAIQGQEGGLRGRVRLSTSTTYGHYRLPPLLQRFAQLYPQVQIDLHIGNRNVDLVADGFDLAIRFGDLPDSGMVARKLEDASICLVASPDYIAQAGMPQDVEVLQHHLCVSYVMPHNGRIMPWSFRRQGKHFDWTPNSYINVSDDVLGVVSLAEQGLGICQTYDFVAHERIARGCLVEILPQYRGRTRPFSVIYAPHRSLSAAARALIDVLTAGI, encoded by the coding sequence ATGGCCCGTCGCTTTGATCATGTGGGTGACGTGGAGGTGTTCGTTGCCGTGGTCGAGCATGGCTCGCTGACCGCAGCTGCCGTGGCCTTGTCGACCACACCGTCGGTAGTCAGCCGGGCCATTGCCAGGCTGGAAGCCCGGCTTGGCACGCAGCTCTTGCGTCGGACCACCCGACGCCTGGGGCTTACCGACGCAGGGCATCAATACCTGGAACAGGCGCGCCAGGCATTTGCGCTGATCGACAACGCGGAACGGGCAATCCAGGGACAGGAAGGCGGCTTGCGCGGCCGTGTGCGGCTCAGTACATCCACCACTTACGGCCACTATCGGCTGCCACCGCTGTTGCAGCGGTTTGCACAGCTTTATCCGCAGGTGCAGATCGACCTGCATATCGGCAATCGCAACGTGGACCTGGTGGCCGATGGTTTTGATCTGGCCATCCGCTTCGGCGATCTGCCCGACAGCGGCATGGTGGCACGCAAGCTCGAAGACGCCAGCATCTGCCTGGTTGCGTCACCCGACTACATCGCGCAGGCCGGTATGCCGCAGGACGTGGAAGTCTTGCAGCATCACCTGTGCGTGTCGTATGTCATGCCGCACAACGGCCGCATCATGCCCTGGTCGTTCCGGCGTCAAGGCAAGCATTTCGATTGGACGCCGAACTCATACATCAACGTGTCCGACGATGTGCTGGGGGTGGTGTCATTGGCCGAACAAGGTCTGGGGATCTGCCAGACCTACGATTTCGTTGCCCATGAGCGGATCGCGCGCGGGTGTTTGGTTGAAATACTGCCGCAATATCGCGGCCGAACACGCCCGTTTTCGGTGATCTATGCGCCGCATCGCAGCCTGTCGGCGGCGGCGCGGGCCTTGATCGATGTGTTGACGGCCGGGATATGA